Proteins from a single region of Acidovorax sp. NCPPB 3576:
- the azu gene encoding azurin encodes MANHWKFAALALVLAAGPTWAADCTAEIEGNDAMQFNKATLAVPQSCKQFTIKLKHVGKLPKTAMGHNWVLSKAADLQPVATDGIAAGAAKNYVKDADTRVIAHTKIVGGGESDSVTFSTQALKAGESYAYFCSFPGHSALMKGTLTLVK; translated from the coding sequence ATGGCAAACCATTGGAAATTCGCTGCACTCGCGCTGGTACTGGCTGCCGGCCCCACCTGGGCTGCCGACTGCACGGCCGAGATCGAAGGCAACGATGCAATGCAGTTCAACAAAGCGACCCTCGCGGTCCCGCAAAGCTGCAAGCAGTTCACCATCAAGCTCAAGCACGTCGGCAAGCTGCCGAAGACCGCCATGGGCCACAACTGGGTGCTGAGCAAGGCCGCTGACCTGCAGCCCGTGGCCACCGACGGCATCGCCGCCGGGGCCGCCAAGAACTACGTGAAGGACGCGGACACCCGGGTGATCGCGCACACCAAGATCGTGGGCGGAGGCGAGAGCGACTCGGTGACGTTCTCCACCCAGGCGCTCAAGGCCGGCGAGTCCTATGCCTATTTCTGCTCCTTCCCCGGCCACTCCGCGCTGATGAAGGGCACGCTGACGCTGGTGAAATAA
- a CDS encoding IMPACT family protein, translating into MPHTLRIPTHSELVIKKSRFIGCVQPMADRASAQATVDALWQLHPGAAHICWALLAGGQSAAVDDGEPGGTAGRPMLEVLRHQDLEGVLATVVRYFGGVKLGAGGLVRAYTDTIAQALLPAEKVPLQRMVALQCEVPYALEGLVRREVEAAGATLGEVAHGSLVAMHIQLPQPQEAAFVQRLNDACQGRIGWIAP; encoded by the coding sequence ATGCCCCACACCCTGCGAATACCCACCCACAGCGAACTGGTCATCAAGAAAAGCCGCTTCATCGGCTGCGTGCAGCCCATGGCGGACCGCGCATCGGCACAGGCCACCGTCGATGCACTGTGGCAGCTGCACCCCGGCGCCGCGCACATCTGCTGGGCGCTGCTGGCAGGCGGCCAGTCGGCCGCGGTGGACGACGGCGAGCCCGGCGGGACGGCCGGCCGGCCGATGCTGGAAGTGCTTCGCCACCAGGACCTCGAAGGCGTGCTGGCTACCGTGGTGCGCTATTTCGGCGGCGTCAAGCTGGGTGCGGGCGGGCTGGTGCGGGCCTATACCGACACCATCGCGCAGGCGCTGCTGCCGGCCGAGAAGGTGCCGCTTCAGCGCATGGTGGCGCTGCAGTGCGAGGTGCCTTATGCCCTGGAGGGCCTGGTGCGCCGCGAGGTCGAGGCGGCCGGCGCCACGCTGGGCGAGGTGGCCCACGGCTCGCTCGTGGCCATGCACATCCAGCTGCCGCAGCCGCAGGAGGCGGCGTTCGTGCAGCGGCTGAACGATGCCTGCCAGGGCCGCATCGGCTGGATCGCTCCATAG
- a CDS encoding dihydrolipoyl dehydrogenase, translated as MSQPLDAIIIGAGSAGLAALREVRKRSDRVRIVNDGPWGTTCARVGCMPSKMLIEAANAYHRRHAFETFGIRGADGLSVDLPAVLGRVRALRDEFVAGTEKASAVGDQGISGHARLRGPGTVEVGGQTYHARSIIIATGSRPLIPEEWLAFGDRILTTDTLFEQPTLGPRMAVIGLGPLGAELAQALSRLGVEVAAFSTGQSVAGLSDPDINGTLKALLKGEFVVSLGEEARLREVPGGIEVTNGGTTVVVDQVLAAMGRRPNIEHLGLDTLGVPLDPHGKPPVDANTMQIADLAVFMAGDADDRRPLLHEASDEGHIAALNAMAPEPLGFRRRTPLSIVFTQPNAAVVGRAWKDLKEDEFVTGSVDFSRQGRARAAQHNQGRLSVYAERESGRILGAELCAPSGEHLAHLLALAIDRSLTVQDLLRMPFYHPVLEEGLRTALRDAASHLPTGSASDLSACSAYGASALD; from the coding sequence ATGAGCCAACCCCTGGACGCCATCATCATCGGCGCGGGATCGGCAGGCCTTGCCGCGTTGCGCGAGGTGCGCAAACGCAGCGACCGCGTGCGGATCGTCAACGATGGCCCCTGGGGCACCACCTGCGCGCGGGTGGGCTGCATGCCGTCCAAGATGCTGATCGAAGCGGCCAACGCCTACCACCGACGCCACGCCTTCGAGACCTTCGGCATCCGCGGCGCAGATGGCCTGTCGGTCGATCTGCCGGCGGTGCTGGGGCGCGTGCGCGCCCTGCGCGACGAATTCGTGGCGGGCACCGAGAAGGCATCGGCGGTCGGCGACCAAGGCATTTCGGGCCATGCGCGGCTGCGCGGCCCCGGCACGGTGGAAGTGGGCGGCCAGACCTACCACGCCCGCAGCATCATCATCGCCACCGGCTCGCGGCCCCTCATTCCCGAGGAATGGCTGGCTTTCGGCGACCGCATCCTGACCACCGACACCCTCTTCGAGCAGCCCACCCTGGGGCCACGCATGGCCGTCATCGGGCTGGGGCCGCTGGGCGCGGAACTGGCGCAGGCCCTGTCCCGGCTGGGCGTGGAAGTGGCGGCGTTCTCCACCGGCCAGTCGGTGGCCGGCCTGTCCGATCCCGACATCAACGGAACGCTCAAGGCCTTGCTGAAAGGCGAATTCGTGGTCAGCCTGGGAGAGGAAGCCCGCCTGCGCGAAGTGCCGGGCGGGATCGAAGTGACCAACGGCGGCACCACCGTGGTGGTGGACCAGGTGCTGGCGGCCATGGGACGGCGGCCGAACATCGAACACCTCGGCCTCGACACCCTGGGCGTGCCGCTGGACCCGCACGGCAAGCCGCCCGTGGATGCGAACACCATGCAGATCGCAGACCTGGCCGTGTTCATGGCCGGCGACGCCGACGACCGCCGGCCGCTGCTGCACGAAGCCTCCGATGAAGGGCACATCGCCGCCCTGAACGCCATGGCGCCCGAACCGCTGGGCTTTCGGCGGCGCACCCCCCTGTCCATCGTATTCACCCAGCCCAACGCGGCGGTGGTGGGCCGTGCCTGGAAGGACCTGAAAGAAGACGAATTCGTGACGGGCTCGGTGGATTTCTCCCGCCAGGGCCGCGCACGCGCGGCACAGCACAACCAGGGTCGCCTGAGCGTGTACGCAGAGCGCGAGAGCGGCCGAATCCTCGGGGCCGAACTGTGCGCGCCCAGCGGCGAACACCTGGCGCATTTGCTGGCGCTTGCCATCGACCGGTCGCTCACGGTGCAGGACCTGCTTCGCATGCCCTTCTACCATCCGGTGCTGGAGGAGGGCCTGCGCACGGCGCTGCGCGATGCCGCCTCCCACCTGCCCACCGGCAGCGCGTCGGACCTGTCGGCCTGTTCAGCCTATGGGGCCAGCGCGCTCGATTGA
- a CDS encoding YjfB family protein, whose amino-acid sequence MDVALSQSVVNTATAMASQKNSDALNIRVLKKALDTQEASAALLIDSMKQSMPQPGLATSGSLGTQVNTFA is encoded by the coding sequence ATGGATGTCGCGCTTTCCCAATCCGTCGTCAACACCGCCACGGCGATGGCCAGCCAGAAAAACTCCGATGCCTTGAACATCCGGGTGCTGAAAAAAGCGCTGGATACGCAAGAAGCCTCTGCGGCCCTGCTGATCGATTCGATGAAGCAATCGATGCCCCAACCCGGTTTGGCGACCTCCGGCTCGCTCGGCACACAGGTCAACACATTCGCCTGA
- a CDS encoding helix-turn-helix domain-containing protein: MTNDLIHSLTVARKASQITQAQLAERAGLSRMTVQRTEGGDLDPRYSTLTEMARVLGMDIIAVPSTLRPSLQAFIQSGGKFLGQPEGVDAPPSVIDSLRKEG; encoded by the coding sequence ATGACCAACGATCTGATCCACAGCCTGACCGTGGCCCGCAAGGCCAGCCAAATCACCCAGGCCCAATTGGCCGAACGGGCTGGCCTCTCGCGCATGACTGTGCAGCGGACCGAAGGGGGCGACCTGGACCCCCGCTACTCCACCCTCACCGAAATGGCCCGCGTGCTGGGGATGGACATCATCGCCGTTCCCAGCACCCTTCGGCCCAGTTTGCAGGCGTTCATCCAGTCGGGCGGCAAATTTTTGGGCCAGCCCGAAGGCGTGGACGCCCCACCCTCGGTGATCGACAGCCTGCGAAAGGAAGGCTGA
- a CDS encoding type II toxin-antitoxin system HipA family toxin, producing MSTSIRYLRLYLHRPASQGAGRMAIGYLSQYGDILRVSFDEGYINDPGRPTLSLGFQGETEAATQQILASARDARLVRTDGRWPVYFQNLLPEGHNRERLARERGCTPDDEFELLAAAGHDLMGALEVEPVPAQDGVPDVVRHWHTTQGLDVLEPGFVEYPVEDAASLPGVVTKFSAVQEGRRYTVHRKGAAGSVILKLPTTAHPDLVANEYAGYQLCRALGLHCAQAEVITRAEADLPDAVPFDEILAVQRFDHLPGGQRVHMEEFNQVLGYTPRQKYGKGILQDYATMLRVLDRLSQQPVQDTREFLARMVAFILMGNTDAHLKNWALVYPDGRAPQLSPLYDPVCVAAFFEGVPESQYAVNRAIDKTLRAFSWDDMEGLIKAAGLLRAPRHLALLRDSVRLAQEAWPERIADAPPAMRRSVADRLAGGVALTRN from the coding sequence ATGAGCACCTCCATCCGATACCTGCGGCTGTACCTGCACCGCCCCGCCAGCCAGGGCGCCGGCCGCATGGCCATCGGCTACCTATCGCAATACGGCGACATCCTGCGCGTGTCGTTCGATGAAGGCTACATCAACGACCCCGGCCGCCCCACCCTGTCCCTGGGTTTCCAGGGCGAGACCGAGGCCGCCACGCAGCAGATTTTGGCCTCGGCGCGCGACGCCCGGCTGGTGCGCACCGACGGCCGCTGGCCGGTGTATTTCCAGAACCTGCTGCCCGAAGGCCACAACCGCGAGCGCCTCGCGCGCGAGCGCGGCTGCACGCCCGACGACGAGTTCGAGTTGCTGGCCGCCGCAGGCCACGACCTGATGGGCGCGCTGGAGGTCGAACCCGTGCCCGCACAGGACGGCGTGCCCGACGTGGTTCGCCACTGGCACACCACCCAGGGCCTGGACGTGCTGGAACCGGGCTTCGTCGAATACCCGGTGGAGGACGCGGCCTCGCTGCCCGGCGTGGTCACCAAGTTCAGCGCCGTGCAGGAAGGGCGGCGCTACACCGTGCACCGCAAGGGAGCGGCCGGCAGCGTGATCCTGAAGCTGCCCACCACCGCCCACCCCGACTTGGTGGCCAACGAATACGCCGGCTATCAGCTGTGCCGTGCGCTCGGTCTGCACTGTGCCCAGGCAGAAGTCATCACCCGCGCCGAGGCCGATCTGCCCGACGCCGTGCCCTTCGACGAGATCCTGGCCGTGCAGCGGTTCGACCACCTGCCCGGCGGCCAGCGGGTGCACATGGAAGAGTTCAACCAGGTGCTGGGCTACACGCCGCGGCAAAAGTACGGCAAGGGCATCCTGCAGGACTACGCCACCATGTTGCGCGTGCTGGACCGCCTGAGCCAACAGCCGGTGCAGGACACCCGCGAGTTCCTCGCCCGCATGGTGGCCTTCATCCTCATGGGCAACACCGATGCGCACCTCAAGAACTGGGCGCTGGTCTATCCGGACGGGCGCGCCCCGCAACTGTCGCCGCTGTACGACCCCGTGTGCGTGGCCGCCTTTTTCGAAGGCGTGCCCGAAAGCCAGTACGCGGTGAACCGTGCCATCGACAAAACCCTGCGGGCCTTTTCATGGGACGACATGGAAGGGCTGATCAAGGCCGCCGGCCTGCTGCGGGCGCCGCGCCATCTTGCGCTGCTGCGCGACTCGGTGCGCCTGGCCCAAGAGGCATGGCCCGAGCGCATCGCCGACGCACCGCCCGCGATGCGGCGGTCGGTCGCGGACCGCCTAGCAGGCGGTGTCGCGCTCACACGGAACTGA
- a CDS encoding phytanoyl-CoA dioxygenase family protein, which produces MTPPSLNPVDPLCSPGERGALQVPYLKRCWSRWMAARQGLPTGENAESHRTQIVLAALGLGLEQTMQHVLWHAPEFADFEDWIVRTAGVPDAATIARIQALVDGGPVPDAAAWLHAQIDAMPPVLDADDLAHWDEHGCVIVRQAVPPADSAAAAQVVWDAVGATPDDVESWYRNAPRNIMVQLFQHPAFDANRRALRIHKAFAQLWGTADLWRSTDRCGFNVPERPGHFYQAQGLHWDVSLQPPIPFCTQGILYLTDTPAEQGALTVVPGFHRKMKEWLATLPPGANPRSQDFQALGARPVGGKAGDLVIWHQALPHGASPNRGARPRLVQYINMMPAEVPIHAIWR; this is translated from the coding sequence ATGACCCCCCCATCATTGAACCCTGTCGATCCCCTTTGTTCGCCCGGCGAGCGCGGTGCCTTGCAGGTGCCCTACCTCAAGCGCTGCTGGTCCCGTTGGATGGCGGCGCGCCAAGGCCTGCCCACGGGCGAGAACGCGGAATCCCATCGCACGCAGATCGTGCTCGCGGCATTGGGCCTGGGCCTGGAGCAAACCATGCAGCATGTGCTGTGGCATGCGCCGGAGTTCGCGGACTTCGAGGATTGGATCGTTCGCACCGCCGGGGTGCCCGATGCCGCCACCATCGCCCGCATCCAGGCGCTGGTGGACGGCGGGCCCGTGCCCGACGCCGCGGCCTGGCTGCATGCCCAGATCGATGCGATGCCGCCCGTGCTGGATGCCGACGACCTGGCGCACTGGGATGAACACGGCTGCGTGATCGTGCGGCAGGCCGTGCCGCCGGCCGACAGCGCCGCGGCGGCGCAGGTGGTATGGGACGCGGTGGGCGCCACGCCGGACGACGTGGAATCGTGGTATCGCAATGCCCCGCGCAACATCATGGTGCAGTTGTTCCAGCACCCTGCGTTCGACGCGAACCGCCGGGCGCTGCGCATCCACAAGGCGTTTGCGCAGCTATGGGGCACGGCCGATCTGTGGCGCAGCACGGACCGCTGCGGCTTCAATGTGCCGGAACGCCCGGGCCACTTCTACCAGGCCCAGGGGCTGCACTGGGACGTGAGCCTGCAGCCACCGATTCCGTTTTGCACCCAGGGCATCCTGTACCTCACGGACACCCCGGCCGAGCAAGGCGCGCTCACCGTGGTGCCGGGCTTTCACCGCAAGATGAAGGAGTGGCTGGCCACCCTGCCGCCGGGCGCCAATCCGCGCAGCCAGGATTTTCAGGCGCTGGGTGCGCGGCCCGTCGGCGGCAAGGCCGGCGATCTGGTGATCTGGCACCAGGCCCTGCCCCATGGCGCCAGTCCCAACCGGGGCGCACGGCCCCGACTGGTGCAGTACATCAACATGATGCCGGCAGAGGTGCCGATTCATGCCATCTGGCGCTGA
- a CDS encoding PQQ-dependent sugar dehydrogenase has product MHARRSHLPPFSTARWPVAVLGCALAGALAGCGDTARLPPEAGVGPSPTLPEPHKTLIPTVHIAPAKGWPDGMQPTPMAGMKVTALAKGLDHPRWVYVLPNGDVLVAESNTPAKPKEDQGLVKNVRNWVMGKVMGRAGSGAPSADRITLLRDTDGDGVAETRSVFLQGLHSPFGMALVGGDFYVANTDAVVRFPYTAGQTAITAPATKVVDLPGLPFNHHWTKNLIASPDGSKLYVTVGSNSNVAENGIEAEEGRAAIWEVDRASGAHRIFASGLRNPNGLGWAPGSGALWTVVNERDEIGSDLVPDYLTSVKDGAFYGWPYSYYGQHVDVRVQPPKPELVAKAIAPDYALGSHVAPLGLAFSGPPSAGNGLPQALASGAFVGLHGSWNRKPRSGYKVVFVPFENGQPKGQPIDVLTGFLSPEGDAYGRPVGVALDSRGGLLVADDVGNAIWRVSGTPQ; this is encoded by the coding sequence ATGCACGCGCGACGCTCCCATCTCCCTCCGTTTTCAACCGCCCGCTGGCCTGTCGCCGTCCTGGGCTGCGCGTTGGCCGGGGCCCTGGCCGGCTGCGGCGACACGGCACGGCTGCCGCCCGAGGCCGGCGTGGGCCCATCGCCCACGCTGCCCGAGCCCCACAAGACCCTGATCCCCACCGTTCACATCGCACCCGCCAAGGGGTGGCCCGACGGCATGCAGCCTACGCCCATGGCGGGCATGAAGGTCACCGCGCTGGCCAAGGGCCTGGACCATCCGCGCTGGGTGTACGTGCTGCCCAACGGCGACGTGCTGGTCGCGGAGAGCAACACGCCGGCCAAGCCCAAGGAAGACCAGGGGCTGGTGAAGAACGTGCGCAACTGGGTCATGGGCAAGGTCATGGGTCGCGCGGGATCGGGCGCGCCGTCGGCCGACCGCATCACCTTGCTGCGCGACACCGATGGCGACGGCGTCGCGGAAACGCGCAGCGTCTTCCTGCAAGGGCTGCATTCTCCGTTCGGCATGGCGCTGGTGGGCGGCGATTTCTACGTGGCCAACACCGATGCGGTGGTGCGCTTTCCGTACACCGCGGGCCAGACCGCCATCACGGCGCCGGCCACCAAGGTGGTGGACCTTCCCGGCCTGCCGTTCAACCACCACTGGACCAAGAACCTCATCGCCAGCCCGGACGGCAGCAAGCTCTATGTGACGGTGGGCTCCAACAGCAACGTGGCCGAGAACGGCATCGAGGCCGAAGAAGGCCGCGCCGCCATCTGGGAGGTGGACCGCGCCAGCGGCGCCCACCGCATCTTCGCCAGCGGCCTGCGCAACCCCAACGGCCTGGGCTGGGCGCCCGGCTCCGGCGCGCTGTGGACGGTGGTGAACGAACGCGACGAGATCGGCAGCGACCTCGTGCCCGATTACCTCACCTCGGTGAAGGACGGCGCGTTCTACGGCTGGCCTTACAGCTACTACGGGCAGCATGTGGATGTGCGCGTGCAGCCTCCGAAGCCGGAACTGGTCGCCAAGGCCATTGCGCCCGACTATGCGCTGGGCAGCCATGTGGCACCGCTGGGGTTGGCCTTCTCGGGCCCGCCATCGGCCGGCAACGGGTTGCCGCAGGCATTGGCCAGTGGCGCATTCGTCGGCCTGCACGGCTCCTGGAACCGCAAGCCGCGCAGCGGCTACAAGGTGGTCTTCGTGCCGTTCGAGAACGGCCAGCCGAAGGGCCAGCCGATCGACGTGCTGACCGGGTTCCTCAGCCCCGAAGGCGATGCCTATGGCCGCCCCGTCGGTGTGGCGCTGGATTCGCGTGGCGGGCTGCTGGTGGCCGATGACGTGGGCAATGCCATCTGGCGGGTGTCCGGCACGCCCCAGTAG
- a CDS encoding Bug family tripartite tricarboxylate transporter substrate binding protein, translating into MQRRTFIAAAAAAAAAGSFIGLPAFAQGTWPTGKTITYLVPFAAGGTTDTLGRLISQQLGTALGTTVVVDNKGGAGGSVGSEIAARAAPDGYTLLGGTISSHAINVSLYPKLGYDPVKSFAPVTLIGTNPVVLVVAASSPYKTLKDVLDAARSKSGGLSSASAGTGTSQHLALELLAYKSGVKFTHVPYKGSGPAIQDVIGGQVDMMFDTTVVAAPHIQSGKLRAIAVTSAKRLGSMPDVPTVAESGLKGLADFDVQSWQAIFVPAGTPEPIVTRLHTEIRKILAQPDMQTRLKSFGMEPADMTTAQIATFQKAEVAKWAQVIKAANIKVD; encoded by the coding sequence ATGCAACGCAGAACCTTCATCGCCGCCGCAGCCGCTGCGGCCGCCGCCGGCAGCTTCATCGGCCTGCCCGCCTTCGCGCAGGGCACCTGGCCCACCGGCAAGACCATCACCTACCTCGTGCCGTTCGCGGCCGGCGGCACCACCGACACGCTGGGCCGGCTGATCAGCCAGCAACTGGGCACCGCCCTGGGCACCACGGTGGTGGTGGACAACAAGGGCGGGGCGGGCGGCAGCGTCGGCTCGGAAATCGCGGCCCGGGCGGCACCGGATGGCTACACGCTGCTGGGCGGCACCATCAGCTCGCACGCCATCAACGTGAGCCTGTACCCGAAGCTGGGCTACGACCCGGTGAAGTCGTTTGCGCCCGTCACGCTCATCGGCACCAATCCCGTGGTGCTGGTGGTGGCGGCCAGCAGCCCCTACAAAACCCTGAAGGACGTGCTGGACGCGGCCCGCAGCAAGTCGGGCGGCCTGTCGTCGGCCTCGGCCGGCACCGGCACGTCGCAGCATCTGGCGCTGGAACTGCTGGCCTACAAGTCGGGCGTGAAGTTCACCCATGTGCCGTACAAGGGCAGCGGCCCGGCCATCCAGGACGTGATCGGCGGGCAGGTGGACATGATGTTCGACACCACCGTGGTGGCTGCGCCGCACATCCAGAGCGGCAAGCTGCGCGCCATCGCCGTCACCTCGGCCAAGCGCCTGGGCTCGATGCCCGACGTGCCCACCGTGGCCGAGTCGGGCTTGAAGGGCCTGGCTGATTTCGACGTGCAATCGTGGCAGGCCATCTTCGTGCCCGCCGGCACGCCCGAGCCGATCGTGACCCGCCTGCACACCGAGATCCGCAAGATCCTCGCGCAGCCCGACATGCAGACCCGCCTCAAGAGCTTCGGCATGGAGCCGGCCGACATGACGACCGCGCAGATCGCCACCTTCCAGAAAGCCGAAGTCGCCAAGTGGGCGCAGGTGATCAAGGCCGCCAACATCAAGGTGGACTGA
- a CDS encoding SMP-30/gluconolactonase/LRE family protein: protein MQRATNDAAPQTPPSRRRFMAGALAATATGLAQAQAFDFKPQQRYPDPSVQILDPSFAKYRLFSSSVEQIVTGFRWVEGPVWFGDGRYLLFSDIPNNRIVRWDEATGQTGVFRQPSNFSNGLGRDRQGRLLACEHLTRRVTRTEYDGSITVLADRFEGKRLNSPNDIVCPSDGSVWFTDPPFGIGGHWEGDKAVSELPHALYRIDPSGRLDRVLEARFPNGLAFTPDEKQLYLVARTADNRRQIVRYDVTARQGLANPTVLIEGGAGALDGFKVDEDGNLWCGWGSTGAADSVAADLDGVMVFNPAGKAIGHIRLPERCPNLVFGGPKKNRLFMASSHSIYSLYVETRGAV, encoded by the coding sequence ATGCAAAGAGCGACAAACGACGCCGCCCCCCAGACACCGCCATCGCGCCGCCGCTTCATGGCCGGCGCGCTGGCCGCCACGGCCACCGGCCTCGCGCAGGCCCAGGCGTTCGACTTCAAGCCGCAGCAGCGCTATCCCGATCCCTCGGTGCAGATCCTGGACCCGTCGTTCGCCAAGTACCGGCTGTTCAGCAGCAGCGTGGAGCAGATCGTCACCGGCTTTCGCTGGGTGGAGGGCCCGGTGTGGTTCGGCGACGGGCGCTATCTGCTGTTTTCCGACATTCCCAACAACCGCATCGTGCGCTGGGACGAGGCCACCGGGCAGACCGGCGTGTTCCGCCAGCCTTCCAACTTCTCCAACGGCCTGGGCCGCGACCGCCAGGGCCGGCTGCTGGCGTGCGAGCACCTGACCCGCCGCGTGACCCGCACCGAGTACGACGGCAGCATCACCGTGCTGGCCGACCGCTTCGAGGGCAAGCGCCTGAACTCGCCCAACGACATCGTCTGCCCGAGCGATGGCTCGGTCTGGTTCACCGACCCGCCGTTCGGCATCGGCGGCCACTGGGAGGGCGACAAGGCCGTCTCCGAACTTCCGCATGCGCTGTACCGCATCGACCCGTCCGGCCGGCTGGACCGCGTGCTGGAGGCGCGCTTTCCCAACGGGCTGGCGTTCACCCCGGACGAAAAGCAGCTCTACCTCGTGGCGCGCACCGCCGATAACCGCCGGCAGATCGTGCGCTACGACGTCACCGCCCGCCAGGGGCTGGCCAATCCGACCGTGCTGATCGAGGGCGGGGCGGGCGCGCTGGATGGCTTCAAGGTCGATGAAGACGGCAACCTGTGGTGCGGCTGGGGCAGCACCGGTGCGGCCGATTCGGTCGCAGCGGACCTGGACGGCGTCATGGTGTTCAACCCGGCCGGCAAGGCCATCGGCCACATCCGCCTGCCCGAGCGCTGCCCGAACCTCGTGTTCGGCGGCCCCAAGAAAAACCGGCTGTTCATGGCCAGCAGCCACTCGATTTACTCGCTCTACGTGGAAACGCGCGGAGCGGTCTGA
- a CDS encoding lactonase family protein, which translates to MTLPSSFLRAAALAPVAAAALMAASGAASAATWVYVSNADSQDVSVYELDRAAGKLQPVETVPVGGQAMPMAVSPNKRQLYVALRSQPFRVVTLAIDPASGRLKKQGEAALADSMANIDTDATGRWLFAASYPGHKITVNSIDKDGLVGAVQQLIPTAPNAHAIHADAANRYVFATSLGGDHLSSWRFDATTGKLTANEPALTAVAPEKAGPRHFVWDKAQRHMYVVDELDAALHVMAYDAERGTLREVQRTTTLPPGFTGKPWAADLHLSPDGRTLYASERTSSTLSTFRVDAATGQLEPLGQVPTEKSPRGFAVDSSGRFLIAAGQDSHSVSLHPIDPATGVPGTPTRVAAGKNPNWVEIVDLP; encoded by the coding sequence ATGACACTTCCTTCTTCCTTCCTGCGCGCTGCGGCGCTGGCCCCCGTGGCCGCCGCCGCGCTGATGGCGGCCAGCGGTGCGGCGTCGGCCGCCACCTGGGTCTATGTATCGAATGCCGACAGCCAGGACGTGTCGGTGTACGAGCTGGACCGCGCCGCAGGCAAACTCCAGCCGGTGGAGACTGTGCCCGTGGGCGGCCAGGCCATGCCCATGGCGGTCTCGCCCAACAAGCGCCAGCTGTACGTGGCCCTGCGCTCGCAGCCATTCCGCGTGGTGACGCTGGCCATCGATCCGGCCAGCGGCCGCCTGAAGAAGCAGGGCGAGGCCGCCCTGGCGGACAGCATGGCCAACATCGACACCGATGCCACCGGCCGCTGGCTGTTCGCCGCGTCCTACCCGGGCCACAAGATCACCGTCAACAGCATCGACAAGGACGGGCTGGTGGGCGCGGTGCAGCAGCTCATTCCCACGGCGCCCAACGCGCACGCCATCCATGCCGACGCGGCCAACCGCTACGTGTTCGCCACCAGCCTGGGCGGTGACCATCTGTCGAGCTGGCGCTTCGACGCCACCACCGGCAAGCTGACCGCCAATGAGCCGGCGCTGACCGCGGTGGCCCCGGAAAAGGCCGGCCCGCGCCACTTCGTCTGGGACAAGGCGCAACGCCACATGTACGTGGTGGACGAGCTGGATGCGGCCCTGCACGTGATGGCCTACGACGCCGAGCGCGGCACGCTGCGCGAGGTGCAGCGCACCACCACCTTGCCGCCGGGCTTCACCGGCAAGCCCTGGGCGGCCGACCTGCACCTGTCGCCCGACGGGCGGACGCTGTATGCGTCCGAGCGCACCTCGAGCACGCTGTCCACCTTCCGCGTCGATGCGGCCACGGGGCAACTGGAGCCGCTCGGTCAGGTGCCGACCGAGAAGTCGCCGCGCGGCTTTGCCGTCGATTCCTCGGGGCGCTTTCTGATCGCCGCGGGGCAGGACTCGCACAGCGTGTCGCTGCACCCCATCGACCCGGCCACCGGCGTGCCGGGCACGCCCACGCGCGTGGCGGCGGGCAAGAACCCCAACTGGGTCGAGATCGTCGATCTGCCTTGA